The genomic segment AGAGACTCACCACGTGGAAAAGTTGAAGGACTGTCAAATGTCTTGGTGTTAAAAAATAGTAAAGAAATCCGATGTTTTATACAAGAGGTAGAAAATGAAAAATTTTTGGGAAAATATCTATAATCATGAAAAAAATGCTGAATATGATGGCTGGTTAGATTCATTTTTACCAGATTTATCTAAGGGGAAAGTGCTTGATTTGGGTTGTGGAAATGGTGCTGTGTCAAATTTTTTAATGCGACAGAGTGTTGATGTTTTAGCTTGTGATTTTTCAGAAGAGGCTTTAAAGAATTGCACACTCCTTAACCCAAAAATCAAAACGCAGAAAGTTGACTTACGGGAGGGTCTATCTTTTACTGACAAGTCTTTCAGTAGTGTCATTGCGGAGCTTTCTCTGCATTATTTTTCGTCAGCACTGACAGAACAAATTTTACGAGAGATTTGGCGGATTTTGGATGATGAGGGACTGTTGTTTGTTCGCGTGAATTCGACGAAAGATGTTCATTTTGGTGCAGGGCAAGGTGAGGAAATTGAACAAAATTTTTATTCTAAAAACGGAAATACTAAGCGTTTTTTTGATGAAGAGATGATTCAACATTTTTTCTTGACAGAAAACTGGGAAAAAGTTTTTGTAAGCGAACAAACGAAAATACGCTATGAAAATGAAAAAACATTTTGGGAAATTGTTTTAAGAAAGCGAGATGATAAAAAATGACAAAAATGGTTGTAGGGCTTGGAAATCCAGGGAGTAAATATGAAAAAACTAAGCATAATATGGGGTTTATGGCACTGGATTTGTTGGCAAAAGAGCTAGGGGTGACATTTAGTGAGGAAAAACCTTTTATGTCTTTGGTTGGCTCAACTTTTGTCAACGGTGAGAAAGTGTTTCTCGTGAAACCATTGACTTTTATGAATGAATCTGGACGTGCTGTTGCACCACTTTTAAAATATTATAATCTTGATTCAGATGAGTTGGTCATTATGCATGATGATATGGACTCACCTGTAGGACGAGTGCGTTTGCGTCAGAAAGGATCATCTGGTGGGCAAAATGGAATTAAGTCTATACTGACACACGTAGGAACTCAGGAGTTTAACCGTGTAAAAATAGGAATTGGGCGTCCCAAAAATGGTATGACTGTTGTCAATCATGTTTTATCCAAGTTTGATGAAGAAGACGCTGGAGCAGCACAAGATGGCATTTTTAGAGCGGTTGATGCAGTGAATTTCTACCTTGAAAATGGTGATTTTCAAAAAACGATGAACAAATTTAACTGACAGAAAGTTGTCAGTGAATATTTACAGTAAGTTT from the Lactococcus allomyrinae genome contains:
- a CDS encoding class I SAM-dependent methyltransferase, whose translation is MKNFWENIYNHEKNAEYDGWLDSFLPDLSKGKVLDLGCGNGAVSNFLMRQSVDVLACDFSEEALKNCTLLNPKIKTQKVDLREGLSFTDKSFSSVIAELSLHYFSSALTEQILREIWRILDDEGLLFVRVNSTKDVHFGAGQGEEIEQNFYSKNGNTKRFFDEEMIQHFFLTENWEKVFVSEQTKIRYENEKTFWEIVLRKRDDKK
- the pth gene encoding aminoacyl-tRNA hydrolase: MTKMVVGLGNPGSKYEKTKHNMGFMALDLLAKELGVTFSEEKPFMSLVGSTFVNGEKVFLVKPLTFMNESGRAVAPLLKYYNLDSDELVIMHDDMDSPVGRVRLRQKGSSGGQNGIKSILTHVGTQEFNRVKIGIGRPKNGMTVVNHVLSKFDEEDAGAAQDGIFRAVDAVNFYLENGDFQKTMNKFN